Proteins from a genomic interval of Luteolibacter sp. Y139:
- the mutL gene encoding DNA mismatch repair endonuclease MutL, with protein MPRIRILPEILASQVAAGEVVERPASAVKELVENSLDAGAGEILVEIRRGGAALLRVIDDGSGMSKDDALLSLERHATSKLADSAGLASIRTLGFRGEAVPSIASVSRFRLITREPEAVAGTEIAVEGGVMRDVREAGCAPGTTVEVKDLFFNVPARRKFLRAESTESAHVEHQLRMHALAAAGVRFRFRKDEREVFDLPAGMSRLDRVRWMTGNDLGRELIVLPLTHGNGVSVEGFVLPAIHARKGRRHQCVFLNGRPVEDGAISRGLAEGFRSALSDGLHPAAWLWIEMEPSLVDVNVHPAKREIRLHRPHELREVLTEAVREGLAKAEAAKRPVFKVEATVAPARPVEERPVFHGTPREVPRTAAPREWPASLPVQQRMFEPVAAPAVAPATTSLPVPVPEAPPVSKAPPFRYVGTLHDRFAILESEDGLVLLDPRAARERILYERWLHDADGRGVESQTLLVPVLLEPGPRECELALRHRDEFAKAGIELEDFGSGTLRVGSLPDFLKLADVRSFLTGLIDELAGGQLPGSRVAFDLLAKLLARRAALVEAPRPHEALRLLDVLFRCELPYCAPDGRPTLTEFSIKELERRFSGAKSAGF; from the coding sequence GTGCCGCGCATCCGAATCCTGCCCGAAATCCTGGCCAGCCAAGTGGCGGCGGGCGAGGTGGTGGAACGGCCGGCCAGTGCGGTGAAGGAATTGGTCGAGAATAGCCTGGATGCCGGGGCGGGGGAGATTTTGGTCGAGATCCGCCGGGGCGGGGCTGCCCTGCTGCGGGTGATCGACGATGGCTCGGGGATGTCCAAGGATGATGCTTTGCTCAGCCTGGAGCGCCACGCGACCAGCAAACTCGCCGATTCGGCTGGGCTCGCTTCGATCCGCACCCTGGGTTTCCGCGGTGAGGCGGTGCCGAGCATCGCCAGCGTCTCGCGGTTCCGGCTGATCACGCGTGAACCGGAGGCAGTGGCGGGGACCGAGATCGCGGTGGAAGGGGGAGTCATGCGCGATGTCCGCGAGGCTGGCTGCGCGCCGGGCACGACGGTCGAAGTGAAGGATCTCTTTTTCAACGTGCCGGCCCGGCGGAAATTCCTGCGCGCGGAGAGCACCGAGTCGGCCCACGTGGAGCATCAGCTGCGGATGCACGCGCTGGCCGCCGCTGGTGTCAGGTTTCGCTTTCGCAAGGACGAGCGCGAGGTCTTCGACCTCCCCGCGGGGATGTCGCGGCTGGACCGTGTGCGTTGGATGACGGGGAACGACTTGGGGCGCGAGTTGATCGTGCTGCCGCTCACGCATGGCAACGGGGTCTCGGTGGAGGGCTTCGTGCTACCGGCGATCCACGCGCGCAAGGGACGCCGCCACCAATGTGTCTTCCTCAACGGGCGGCCGGTGGAAGACGGGGCGATTTCCCGCGGTCTTGCCGAGGGCTTTCGCAGCGCGCTGTCCGATGGCCTCCATCCCGCGGCGTGGCTGTGGATCGAGATGGAGCCTTCGCTGGTGGACGTGAACGTTCATCCGGCGAAGCGCGAGATCCGGCTGCACCGGCCCCACGAATTGCGCGAAGTGCTGACCGAAGCGGTTCGCGAAGGCTTGGCCAAGGCGGAGGCGGCGAAGCGGCCGGTTTTCAAGGTGGAAGCGACGGTGGCTCCTGCCCGGCCCGTCGAGGAGCGGCCGGTTTTTCATGGCACGCCAAGGGAAGTCCCGAGGACGGCTGCGCCGCGCGAGTGGCCTGCCAGCCTGCCGGTGCAGCAGCGGATGTTCGAGCCGGTCGCGGCACCCGCAGTGGCTCCCGCGACGACTTCCTTGCCAGTGCCGGTTCCGGAGGCGCCGCCGGTGTCGAAAGCCCCGCCGTTCCGTTACGTCGGCACGCTTCATGACCGCTTTGCGATCCTGGAGTCGGAGGATGGCTTGGTTTTGCTCGATCCGCGCGCGGCACGGGAGCGGATCCTCTACGAGCGCTGGCTGCACGATGCCGATGGCCGCGGGGTGGAGAGCCAGACCCTGCTGGTGCCGGTGCTGCTGGAGCCCGGGCCCCGCGAGTGCGAGCTGGCGCTGCGCCACCGGGACGAATTCGCCAAGGCAGGCATCGAGCTGGAAGACTTCGGTTCCGGCACCCTGCGGGTTGGCTCGCTGCCGGACTTTCTCAAGCTCGCCGACGTCCGCTCCTTCCTCACCGGGCTGATCGACGAATTGGCAGGCGGCCAGCTTCCTGGCAGCCGGGTGGCGTTCGATCTCCTCGCCAAGCTGCTGGCCCGTCGCGCGGCGCTGGTGGAGGCTCCGCGACCGCACGAAGCCTTGCGCCTGCTCGACGTTTTGTTCCGCTGCGAGCTCCCGTACTGCGCCCCGGATGGCCGACCGACGCTCACCGAATTCTCGATAAAGGAGCTGGAACGGCGGTTTTCCGGAGCGAAAAGCGCAGGTTTTTGA
- a CDS encoding zinc ribbon domain-containing protein — MLPSIQALLVLQDRDRRLRSLAEDLAKIPKDETRAKDKLAGDNAAVAKAKEGVQANEIEIKKVELDVGTRKTTIIRLKTQQFETRKNDEFTALGNEIVRYEKEVDGLETKELELMERADALRATLSAAEASLAKTKKLVDEDLVALADRKKRLDADTAEVQAERNRLAAAAPETLLPLYERLLKIKNGVAIAPVTAGKCSGCHIKLVASTLVKVKSGVEGVQCESCGRLLYDDE; from the coding sequence ATGCTGCCATCGATTCAAGCGCTGCTGGTGCTCCAAGACCGCGACCGCCGCCTGCGTTCCCTCGCCGAAGACCTCGCCAAGATCCCCAAGGACGAGACCCGGGCCAAGGACAAGCTCGCTGGCGACAATGCCGCCGTGGCCAAGGCCAAGGAGGGAGTGCAGGCGAACGAGATCGAGATCAAGAAGGTCGAGCTCGATGTCGGCACCCGCAAGACCACCATTATCCGCCTCAAGACCCAGCAGTTCGAGACCCGCAAGAACGACGAGTTCACCGCACTCGGCAATGAAATCGTCCGCTACGAGAAGGAAGTGGACGGGCTCGAAACCAAGGAACTGGAACTGATGGAACGTGCCGACGCCCTGCGCGCCACCCTTTCCGCAGCGGAAGCCTCCCTCGCCAAGACCAAGAAGCTCGTGGACGAGGATCTGGTGGCACTTGCCGATCGCAAGAAGCGCCTTGATGCCGACACCGCCGAAGTCCAGGCCGAGCGCAACCGCCTCGCCGCCGCCGCTCCTGAAACCCTGCTCCCGCTCTACGAACGCCTGCTGAAGATCAAGAACGGCGTCGCCATTGCACCCGTCACCGCTGGCAAGTGCAGCGGCTGCCACATCAAGCTGGTCGCCTCCACCCTCGTGAAGGTGAAGTCCGGCGTGGAAGGCGTGCAGTGCGAGAGCTGCGGACGCCTTCTTTACGACGACGAATGA
- the speA gene encoding biosynthetic arginine decarboxylase has translation MVPPAADKVAKPKKDNSWSPAQSAELYGVDQWGHGFFGVNKKGHVTVKLQDDNGGSDVSLFEIIEGLRDRGTDLPVLLRFRDLLHSRIRELNESFGQAIKDTGYRGEYRGVYPIKVNQQRQVIEEISEFGKQYHYGLEAGSKPELIAALAHMHDTEAYIVCNGYKDEEFIDLALHAQKMGLKVMLVLEMPSELDLLLERSRKLGVLPNIGVRVRLSTRGSGHWAESAGDKSVFGLSASQVIEVVDRLKEEGYLGCLRMLHYHQGSQIPNIAAIREGATEVARMYCDLVKEGAPMGVLDIGGGMAVDYDGSHTNFHSSCNYSILEYCTDVIETIMQICDKAGVSHPNLISESGRAIVAYYSVLVFNVLDVSTVQTTEKAPPTPENAPQNLFNLIAVNKDLSKRNLQECFNDAVYYRDQVRAQFFYGAATLRERGLAEAWFWHIMTRISKLIVDLDIVPEDLRELSDTLVDFYYGNFSLFQSLPDSWAIKQLFPILPIHRLDERPLQRGVIADITCDCDGKIDRFIDREDEKKVLPLHSINPGEPYYIATFLVGAYQETLGDLHNLLGDTNVVGVHLEDGKPVYTHEVEGDTVADVLSYVEYDPKELVGRFRAFAEKAVAQGRISPKERREVLDLYRTGLAGYTYFEG, from the coding sequence ATGGTTCCGCCCGCCGCCGACAAGGTCGCCAAGCCCAAGAAGGACAATAGCTGGTCTCCCGCCCAGTCCGCTGAGTTGTACGGCGTCGACCAGTGGGGTCACGGCTTCTTTGGCGTGAACAAAAAGGGCCACGTGACGGTGAAGCTCCAGGACGACAACGGCGGCTCCGATGTCTCCCTCTTCGAGATCATCGAAGGCCTCCGCGACCGCGGCACCGACCTGCCCGTCCTGTTACGTTTCCGTGACCTGCTGCATTCGCGCATCCGCGAGCTGAATGAATCTTTCGGCCAGGCGATCAAGGACACCGGCTATCGCGGCGAATACCGCGGAGTCTATCCGATCAAGGTGAACCAGCAGCGCCAGGTCATCGAGGAAATCTCCGAATTCGGAAAGCAATACCACTACGGTCTCGAAGCCGGCTCCAAGCCCGAGCTCATCGCTGCGCTGGCCCACATGCACGACACCGAGGCCTACATCGTCTGCAATGGCTACAAGGACGAGGAATTCATCGACCTCGCCCTCCACGCCCAGAAGATGGGCCTGAAGGTAATGCTCGTGCTCGAGATGCCGAGCGAGCTCGATCTCCTGCTGGAGCGCTCGCGCAAGCTGGGCGTGCTGCCGAATATCGGCGTCCGCGTCCGCCTCTCCACCCGCGGTTCCGGCCACTGGGCGGAAAGCGCCGGCGACAAGTCGGTCTTCGGCCTCAGCGCCAGCCAGGTCATCGAGGTCGTCGATCGCCTCAAGGAAGAAGGCTACCTCGGCTGCCTGCGCATGCTCCACTACCATCAGGGCAGCCAGATCCCGAACATCGCCGCGATCCGTGAAGGCGCGACCGAAGTGGCCCGGATGTACTGCGACCTCGTCAAGGAAGGCGCACCGATGGGCGTGCTCGATATCGGAGGTGGCATGGCCGTCGACTATGACGGCTCCCACACCAATTTCCACTCCTCCTGCAACTACTCCATCCTCGAGTATTGCACCGACGTCATCGAGACGATCATGCAGATCTGCGACAAGGCCGGCGTGTCGCACCCGAACCTGATCTCGGAATCCGGTCGTGCGATCGTCGCCTACTACTCGGTGCTCGTTTTCAACGTGCTCGACGTGTCCACCGTGCAGACCACGGAGAAGGCACCCCCGACCCCCGAAAATGCCCCGCAGAACCTCTTCAACCTGATCGCGGTCAACAAGGACCTCAGCAAGCGCAACCTGCAGGAGTGCTTCAACGACGCGGTCTACTACCGCGACCAGGTCCGGGCCCAGTTCTTCTACGGAGCCGCCACGCTGCGCGAACGCGGGTTGGCCGAGGCATGGTTCTGGCATATCATGACCCGCATTTCCAAGCTCATCGTGGATCTGGACATCGTACCGGAGGACCTGCGCGAGCTTTCCGACACGCTGGTCGATTTCTACTACGGCAATTTCAGCCTGTTCCAGAGCCTGCCAGACTCGTGGGCGATCAAGCAGCTCTTCCCCATCCTGCCGATTCACCGCCTCGACGAGCGCCCGCTCCAACGTGGCGTGATCGCAGACATCACCTGTGACTGCGACGGCAAGATCGACCGCTTCATCGACCGCGAGGACGAAAAGAAGGTGCTGCCGCTCCATAGCATCAATCCGGGCGAGCCCTACTACATCGCAACCTTCCTCGTCGGCGCCTACCAAGAGACCCTCGGCGACCTTCACAACCTCCTCGGCGACACCAATGTCGTCGGTGTGCACCTCGAAGACGGCAAGCCCGTCTACACCCACGAGGTCGAGGGTGACACCGTCGCAGACGTGCTCTCCTACGTGGAATACGACCCGAAGGAACTGGTCGGCCGCTTCCGCGCCTTCGCCGAAAAGGCCGTGGCCCAAGGCCGGATCTCTCCGAAGGAGCGCCGCGAGGTCCTCGACCTCTACCGAACCGGCTTGGCGGGCTACACTTACTTCGAGGGCTGA
- a CDS encoding RNA polymerase sigma factor, which translates to MTADTDNDLALRWKSGVVEAYNELVRRHLDPVHRYVRSRCGNDQDAADICQEVFLEVCLKIANFEPTHPFTAWLYTIARRKTIDRFRRHKPTEEFHSDLHSGTESSHPSSILEERDSARNAWEKVFRLLPETQATALWLRVQGHQSIEQIAATMDQSEANVKVLLFRARQRLAIEWRPTVTITP; encoded by the coding sequence GTGACTGCGGACACTGACAACGACCTCGCCCTGCGCTGGAAATCCGGCGTGGTGGAGGCCTACAACGAGCTGGTGCGGCGGCATCTCGATCCCGTCCACCGCTACGTCCGCTCGAGATGTGGGAACGATCAGGATGCAGCCGATATCTGCCAGGAGGTCTTTCTCGAAGTCTGTCTCAAGATCGCCAATTTCGAACCGACGCACCCGTTCACTGCCTGGCTCTATACGATCGCCCGGCGCAAGACCATCGATCGCTTCCGCCGCCACAAGCCGACCGAAGAGTTTCACTCCGATCTCCACAGCGGTACCGAGTCGAGCCACCCTTCGAGCATCCTTGAAGAGCGTGATTCCGCCCGGAATGCTTGGGAAAAGGTCTTCAGGCTGCTACCTGAAACTCAGGCGACCGCGCTGTGGCTGCGCGTTCAAGGCCACCAAAGCATCGAGCAAATCGCCGCCACCATGGACCAGAGCGAAGCCAACGTGAAAGTCCTGCTCTTCCGCGCCCGCCAGCGTCTGGCGATCGAATGGCGCCCCACTGTCACCATCACCCCGTGA